The proteins below come from a single Natrinema sp. SYSU A 869 genomic window:
- a CDS encoding DUF5783 family protein: protein MADFDSEKFEDKYANYFPELQQAYKNAFNRMNDRYDSELVHAIDQQVLNESEPFYEGDGEFRIELPDDPYGRLSGVLVEEERFEEILAAHVEEIETELQRVFGFN, encoded by the coding sequence ATGGCCGACTTCGATTCCGAGAAGTTCGAGGACAAGTACGCTAACTACTTCCCCGAACTCCAGCAGGCGTACAAGAACGCGTTCAACCGGATGAACGACCGCTACGACTCCGAACTCGTCCACGCGATCGACCAGCAGGTACTCAACGAGAGCGAGCCCTTCTACGAGGGCGACGGCGAGTTCCGTATCGAACTCCCCGACGATCCGTACGGCCGACTTTCGGGTGTGCTCGTCGAGGAAGAGCGATTCGAGGAAATCTTAGCGGCTCACGTCGAGGAAATCGAGACCGAGCTGCAGCGGGTCTTCGGGTTCAACTAG
- a CDS encoding NifU family protein, translating into MSTETQNDGDDLEDRVTNFLRRNFPQIQMHGGSAAIQDIDRESGEVSIALGGACSGCGISPMTIQAIKSRMVKEIPEIEKVNASTGMDGGEEEVDGMSPSFPGETVDDDDGGEVDEGPEAPF; encoded by the coding sequence ATGAGCACCGAGACCCAGAATGACGGGGACGACCTCGAGGACCGCGTGACGAACTTCCTGCGACGGAACTTCCCGCAGATTCAGATGCACGGTGGCAGCGCAGCAATTCAGGACATCGATCGCGAGAGCGGCGAAGTCAGTATCGCCCTCGGTGGCGCGTGCAGTGGCTGTGGGATCTCGCCGATGACGATCCAGGCGATCAAGAGCCGGATGGTCAAGGAGATTCCCGAAATCGAGAAAGTCAACGCCTCCACCGGCATGGACGGCGGTGAAGAGGAGGTAGACGGCATGAGTCCGTCCTTCCCCGGCGAGACCGTCGACGATGACGACGGCGGCGAAGTCGACGAAGGACCGGAAGCACCGTTCTAA
- a CDS encoding ketopantoate reductase family protein, with protein MDIVVFGAGSLGSLVGGLLAREHDVTLVAREAHARAVRESGLRLEGAVTGSPTRVFPAATTDGTGLKADLAVVTVKSFDTASAADRLTTGSFDGVLSLQNGMGNEATLAARLEAPVLAGTATYGAILQDSGVVECTGIGEVVLGARGGGPSELAARIGKAFATAGLEITVVEDMPRRLWEKLAVNAGINPVTALSATENGAVFEEPADALSRAAVRETARVARACDVSLSNREALAAMAAVAEATAANTSSMRQDILAERRTEIDAINGYVVDRAAETGLEVPINRTLTALIRTWERGQGLR; from the coding sequence ATGGATATCGTCGTCTTCGGTGCCGGCAGCCTCGGCAGTCTCGTCGGCGGGTTGCTCGCCCGCGAGCACGACGTCACGCTCGTCGCTCGCGAGGCCCATGCCCGCGCCGTCCGCGAGTCGGGGCTGCGTCTCGAGGGGGCGGTAACGGGCTCTCCCACCCGCGTGTTTCCGGCGGCGACGACCGACGGAACCGGACTCAAGGCCGATCTGGCCGTCGTGACGGTCAAATCCTTCGACACCGCGTCGGCGGCCGACCGGCTCACGACGGGATCGTTTGACGGCGTTCTCTCGCTCCAGAACGGCATGGGAAATGAAGCGACGCTCGCGGCACGACTCGAGGCCCCGGTGCTCGCCGGGACGGCGACCTATGGGGCAATCTTGCAGGATTCAGGCGTCGTCGAATGCACCGGCATCGGCGAGGTCGTCCTGGGGGCTCGAGGGGGCGGACCGTCGGAGCTTGCAGCCCGGATCGGCAAGGCATTCGCGACTGCCGGTCTCGAGATCACCGTCGTCGAGGACATGCCTCGTCGCCTGTGGGAGAAGCTCGCGGTCAACGCCGGCATCAACCCGGTCACGGCCCTGTCCGCGACGGAAAACGGGGCTGTGTTCGAGGAACCGGCCGACGCCCTTTCGCGCGCGGCCGTCCGGGAGACTGCCCGCGTCGCTCGGGCCTGCGACGTCTCCCTCTCGAACCGCGAGGCGTTAGCCGCGATGGCGGCGGTTGCCGAGGCGACGGCCGCGAATACGTCTTCGATGCGCCAGGATATCCTGGCCGAACGCCGCACCGAGATCGACGCGATCAATGGCTACGTCGTCGATCGAGCGGCCGAAACTGGACTCGAGGTGCCGATAAACCGGACGCTGACCGCGCTGATCAGAACGTGGGAACGCGGCCAGGGCCTGCGGTGA
- a CDS encoding anaerobic ribonucleoside-triphosphate reductase yields MVETGETPAKEGEEEAIEAVENLHFGQTVYDEDGNQLGRIRGFEQSGFFVTTREGAEGMSVEHARSGHEFGEAHLMWRCMECGEMGEINEGLPDECPNCNTEREDLMYWTED; encoded by the coding sequence ATGGTCGAAACTGGCGAAACACCGGCGAAGGAAGGCGAAGAAGAGGCCATTGAGGCGGTGGAGAACCTCCATTTCGGGCAGACGGTCTACGACGAAGACGGCAACCAACTCGGTCGCATTCGGGGCTTCGAGCAGAGCGGGTTCTTCGTCACTACCCGTGAGGGAGCCGAGGGGATGAGCGTCGAACACGCCCGTTCGGGCCACGAGTTCGGTGAGGCACACCTGATGTGGCGGTGCATGGAGTGTGGCGAGATGGGTGAGATTAACGAAGGACTTCCCGACGAGTGTCCGAACTGCAACACCGAACGGGAGGACCTGATGTACTGGACCGAGGATTGA
- a CDS encoding alpha/beta hydrolase has protein sequence MSGTGVATISDCRIAYRRAGTSGPPIVLCHGAGLDDATVSWRHAINALADDYRVYALDWPGYGNSTGDVDHTIETYVDVLEGFLETLPFERVSLAGISMGGGVALGYALDNPDRVEQLALVDSYGLGNKLPNALQWKVLSQVPGATEFGKIAASTSTQSVRMVLDGLVADAGGLPDRFVDDIRRKLMEPGSIQAFEEFQNNELSFNGRVATNFVDDLESLSVPTLLIHGREDPLVPVEWSKRAADLIPDAELDLVDDCGHWTPRERPERFNESLRNWLPDPRYSPTPQYTKEGMPGVTRVSGD, from the coding sequence ATGAGCGGGACCGGTGTCGCTACCATCAGCGACTGTCGAATCGCCTACCGGCGTGCTGGAACGAGCGGGCCACCGATCGTCCTCTGTCACGGCGCGGGGCTCGACGACGCGACCGTCTCGTGGCGACACGCGATCAACGCCCTCGCGGACGACTATCGCGTCTACGCGCTCGACTGGCCCGGATACGGGAACAGTACGGGCGATGTCGATCACACTATCGAGACCTACGTCGACGTCCTCGAAGGGTTCCTCGAGACGCTTCCCTTCGAGCGCGTCTCGCTGGCCGGCATCTCGATGGGCGGTGGCGTCGCGCTCGGCTACGCACTGGACAATCCCGACCGCGTCGAGCAACTGGCGCTCGTCGACAGTTACGGACTCGGCAATAAACTGCCGAATGCACTCCAGTGGAAGGTCCTGTCACAGGTTCCCGGCGCAACCGAGTTCGGAAAAATCGCGGCCAGTACCTCCACCCAGAGCGTCCGCATGGTCCTCGATGGTCTCGTCGCGGACGCCGGTGGGTTGCCCGATCGCTTCGTCGACGACATCAGACGGAAACTGATGGAACCCGGGTCGATACAGGCATTCGAGGAGTTCCAGAACAACGAACTCTCCTTCAACGGCCGCGTCGCGACGAACTTCGTCGACGATCTCGAGTCCCTGTCCGTACCGACGCTGCTGATCCACGGCCGGGAAGACCCCCTCGTCCCCGTCGAGTGGTCAAAGCGAGCGGCGGATCTGATTCCGGATGCCGAACTAGACCTCGTCGACGACTGCGGCCACTGGACGCCTCGAGAGCGCCCCGAGCGGTTCAACGAAAGCCTCCGAAACTGGCTCCCGGACCCCCGGTATTCACCGACACCGCAGTACACCAAGGAAGGAATGCCCGGCGTGACTCGCGTCAGCGGCGACTAG
- a CDS encoding DNA polymerase II large subunit has product MRTEDEAYFQGLEDQLDEALAVAERAKQRGGDPEPEVEIPVAKDMADRVENILGIDGVAERVRELEGQMSREEAALELAEDFAEGRVGDYETKAGKVEGAVRTAVALLTEGVVAAPIEGIDKVEILENDDGTEFVNVYYAGPIRSAGGTAQALSVLVADYTRALVGIEQFTAREEEVERYAEEIALYDKETGLQYTPKAKEAKFIAKHLPIMLDGEATGDEEVSGFRDLERVDTNSARGGMCLVLGEGIALKAPKIQRYTRNLDEVDWPWLQDLIDGNYYDDDGDAAGDDDSDGEADDDATAEADADETAADDEPDGDEADGPPRVETSEKYLRDLIAGRPVFSHPCSKGGFRLRYGRARNHGFATAGVHPAAMHLVDDFLATGTQIKTERPGKAAGVVPVDSLEGPTVKLANGDVRRIDDPEDALEIRNGVEAILDLGEYLVNYGEFVENNHPLAPASYTYEWWVQDLEAAGVDVQALEDDPRIDLEFPDTEEALEWAMEYDAPLHPEYTYLWHDIAVDQFRTLAAAVADGHVDGDVESDDSVLVLEYDEPVRDALETIVLEHRQRADEDHIEIDDWRPLVRTLGCEPRRTAADGAALKPEARDGEQATTVELERTWSDDDLTERARTWGHEVDGDNAIEAVNEVAPFQVRERAPTRIGNRMGRPEKSESRDLSPSVHTLFPIGEAGGAQRNVADAAKHAETMSDTPGVVELQVGRQRCESCGTETFKNRCPDCNTRTIPDYRCPDCDERLEPDEAGRVECDHCEREGTCVEPREIDVNEEFRNALESVGERENAFEILKGVKGLSSQNKVPEPIEKGILRAKHDVSSFKDGTVRYDMTDLPVTSVRATELDIDVGQLQALGYEEDIHGEPLTHEDQLVELRVQDIVLSNGAAEHMLQTADFIDDLLEQYYGLEPYYEFEDRQELVGELVFGMAPHTSAATVGRVIGFTSAAVGYAHPYFHAAKRRNCDGDEDCVMLLLDGLLNFSKSFLPDQRGGKMDAPLVMSSRIDPSEIDDEAHNMDVVTQYPRDFYLATREQADPGEVDVEIAEDTLGTDTEYTGFEHTHDTTDIAMGPDLSAYKTLGSMMDKMDAQLELSRKLAAVDETDVAERVIEYHFLPDLIGNLRAFSRQETRCLDCGEKFRRMPLTGDCRECGGRVNLTVHKGSVNKYMQTAIQVADEYDCRDYTKQRLEVLERSLESVFENDKNKQSGIEDFM; this is encoded by the coding sequence ATGCGCACGGAAGACGAAGCATATTTTCAGGGGCTCGAGGACCAGCTCGACGAGGCCCTCGCGGTCGCCGAGCGGGCCAAACAACGGGGCGGTGACCCCGAGCCCGAGGTCGAGATTCCGGTCGCCAAGGACATGGCCGACCGCGTCGAGAACATCCTCGGGATCGACGGCGTCGCCGAACGGGTCCGCGAACTCGAGGGCCAGATGTCCCGCGAGGAGGCGGCCCTCGAGCTCGCGGAAGACTTCGCGGAGGGACGCGTCGGCGACTACGAGACGAAAGCGGGCAAGGTTGAGGGGGCAGTCCGTACCGCGGTCGCCCTACTGACCGAAGGCGTCGTCGCCGCCCCCATCGAGGGGATCGACAAAGTCGAAATCCTCGAGAACGATGACGGCACGGAGTTCGTCAACGTCTACTACGCAGGCCCGATTCGCTCCGCGGGCGGGACGGCACAGGCGCTCTCGGTGCTCGTCGCCGACTACACACGCGCACTCGTGGGCATCGAACAGTTCACTGCCCGCGAGGAGGAGGTCGAACGCTACGCCGAGGAGATCGCCCTCTACGACAAGGAAACCGGACTGCAGTATACCCCGAAGGCAAAGGAGGCAAAATTCATCGCCAAACACCTCCCGATCATGTTAGACGGGGAGGCCACCGGTGACGAGGAGGTCTCCGGATTCCGGGATCTCGAGCGAGTCGACACGAACAGCGCCCGGGGTGGGATGTGTCTCGTCCTCGGCGAGGGAATCGCGCTGAAGGCCCCGAAGATCCAGCGGTACACCCGCAACTTGGACGAGGTCGACTGGCCGTGGCTGCAGGACCTCATCGACGGCAACTACTACGATGACGACGGAGACGCTGCCGGCGATGACGATTCCGACGGCGAGGCTGACGACGATGCGACTGCCGAGGCCGATGCAGACGAAACGGCGGCAGACGACGAACCCGACGGCGACGAAGCGGACGGCCCGCCCCGCGTCGAGACCTCCGAGAAGTACCTCCGGGACCTGATCGCCGGCCGGCCGGTCTTCTCTCACCCCTGTTCGAAGGGGGGCTTCCGACTGCGCTACGGCCGCGCGCGCAACCACGGCTTCGCGACCGCCGGCGTCCACCCCGCCGCGATGCACCTCGTCGACGACTTCCTCGCGACGGGTACCCAGATCAAGACCGAACGCCCCGGAAAGGCCGCCGGCGTCGTCCCCGTCGACTCCCTCGAGGGGCCGACGGTCAAACTCGCGAATGGCGACGTCCGCCGGATCGACGACCCCGAGGACGCCCTCGAGATCAGAAACGGCGTCGAGGCCATCCTCGATCTCGGTGAATACCTGGTCAACTACGGCGAGTTCGTCGAGAACAACCACCCGCTCGCGCCAGCTTCCTACACCTACGAGTGGTGGGTCCAGGATCTCGAGGCTGCGGGCGTAGACGTCCAGGCGCTCGAGGACGACCCCCGTATCGATCTCGAGTTTCCCGACACCGAGGAAGCCCTGGAGTGGGCCATGGAGTACGACGCGCCGCTCCATCCCGAGTACACCTATCTCTGGCACGACATCGCCGTCGACCAGTTCCGGACGCTGGCCGCGGCAGTCGCGGACGGCCACGTCGACGGCGACGTCGAGAGCGACGACAGCGTGCTCGTCCTCGAGTACGACGAACCGGTCCGTGACGCCCTCGAGACGATCGTCCTCGAGCACCGCCAGCGCGCGGACGAGGACCACATCGAGATTGACGACTGGCGACCGCTCGTCCGGACGCTCGGCTGTGAGCCCCGACGAACCGCCGCCGACGGGGCCGCGCTCAAGCCCGAGGCACGGGACGGGGAGCAGGCGACGACCGTCGAACTCGAGCGCACGTGGTCCGACGACGATCTCACCGAACGCGCCCGGACATGGGGCCATGAGGTCGATGGCGACAACGCCATCGAGGCGGTCAACGAGGTCGCGCCGTTTCAGGTGCGCGAGCGAGCGCCGACCCGGATCGGTAACCGAATGGGCCGTCCCGAAAAATCGGAGAGCCGCGACCTGAGCCCGTCCGTTCACACGCTGTTCCCGATCGGCGAAGCCGGCGGCGCACAGCGCAACGTCGCCGACGCCGCCAAACACGCCGAGACGATGTCGGACACGCCCGGCGTCGTCGAACTGCAGGTCGGTCGCCAGCGCTGTGAGTCCTGTGGCACGGAGACGTTCAAGAACCGCTGCCCCGACTGTAACACCCGCACGATACCGGACTACCGCTGTCCCGACTGTGACGAGCGTCTCGAGCCCGACGAGGCCGGCCGCGTCGAGTGCGATCACTGCGAGCGCGAGGGCACCTGCGTCGAGCCCCGCGAAATCGACGTCAACGAGGAGTTTCGGAACGCCCTCGAGTCGGTCGGCGAACGCGAGAACGCCTTCGAGATCCTGAAAGGCGTCAAGGGACTCTCCTCGCAGAACAAGGTCCCCGAACCGATCGAGAAAGGAATCCTGCGCGCGAAACACGATGTCTCCTCGTTCAAGGACGGCACCGTCCGCTACGACATGACCGACCTGCCGGTCACGTCCGTCCGCGCGACCGAACTCGATATCGACGTCGGTCAGCTCCAGGCGCTGGGCTACGAGGAGGACATTCACGGCGAACCGCTCACCCACGAGGACCAACTGGTCGAGCTCCGCGTCCAGGATATCGTTCTCTCGAACGGCGCGGCCGAGCACATGCTCCAGACCGCCGACTTCATCGATGACCTCTTGGAGCAGTACTACGGCCTCGAGCCCTACTACGAGTTCGAGGACCGCCAGGAACTTGTCGGCGAACTCGTCTTCGGGATGGCGCCCCACACCTCCGCAGCAACTGTCGGCAGAGTGATTGGTTTCACGAGCGCGGCGGTCGGATACGCTCATCCGTACTTTCACGCCGCGAAACGCCGAAATTGCGATGGCGACGAAGACTGCGTAATGCTCCTTCTTGACGGATTGCTTAACTTTAGTAAATCGTTCTTGCCGGATCAACGAGGCGGGAAGATGGACGCCCCGCTCGTCATGTCCTCCCGCATCGATCCCTCCGAGATCGACGACGAGGCCCACAACATGGACGTCGTCACGCAGTATCCCCGCGACTTCTATCTCGCGACCCGCGAGCAGGCCGACCCCGGTGAGGTCGACGTCGAGATCGCCGAGGACACGCTGGGTACCGATACGGAGTACACCGGCTTCGAACACACGCACGACACCACCGACATCGCCATGGGTCCCGATCTCTCCGCCTACAAGACGCTCGGCTCGATGATGGACAAGATGGACGCCCAACTCGAGCTCTCGCGCAAACTCGCGGCCGTCGACGAGACGGACGTGGCCGAGCGGGTCATCGAGTACCACTTCCTGCCGGACCTGATCGGGAACCTCCGAGCGTTTTCGCGGCAGGAGACTCGTTGTCTCGACTGCGGCGAGAAGTTCCGACGAATGCCCCTGACCGGCGATTGCCGAGAATGCGGCGGCCGCGTCAACCTCACCGTCCACAAGGGGTCGGTCAACAAGTACATGCAGACCGCGATCCAGGTCGCCGACGAGTACGACTGTCGAGACTACACGAAACAGCGCTTAGAAGTACTCGAGCGGTCGCTCGAGAGCGTTTTCGAAAATGACAAGAACAAGCAAAGTGGGATTGAAGACTTCATGTAA
- a CDS encoding PPC domain-containing DNA-binding protein — translation MNYRAVETTGEYVARLETGADWRAEIESLADDVEADAAWFTALGAVQDAELWFYDQDECEYYPIEFDEPLEVAGCTGNVSWLDDERFAHTHAVLSDDEGTTYAGHLNEATVWAGEVHMRVFEEPLEREYDETTELDLWL, via the coding sequence ATGAACTATCGAGCCGTCGAAACCACGGGTGAGTACGTCGCCCGCCTCGAGACCGGTGCCGACTGGCGGGCCGAGATCGAGTCGCTCGCGGACGACGTCGAGGCCGACGCCGCTTGGTTCACCGCGCTCGGCGCGGTCCAGGACGCCGAACTGTGGTTCTACGATCAGGATGAGTGTGAATACTACCCAATCGAGTTCGATGAACCGCTCGAGGTCGCCGGCTGTACCGGGAATGTCTCCTGGCTAGACGACGAACGGTTCGCCCACACGCACGCGGTCCTCTCGGACGACGAGGGAACCACCTACGCCGGCCACCTGAACGAGGCGACGGTCTGGGCCGGTGAGGTCCATATGCGCGTCTTCGAGGAGCCCCTCGAGCGCGAGTACGACGAGACCACCGAGCTGGACCTCTGGCTCTGA
- a CDS encoding ABC transporter substrate-binding protein: MVPNQSTTRRRLLGSGAAVSAAVIAGCIGGGGGGNGEQFHFTQEQSREEQFDPVVSNDAYSFQIIQHVFDGLYEFDEGLELQPNLATGEPTVERDGTRYIFEIEEAAEFHNGDDVTASDVAHSFTAPVEEETENASEYNMIESTEVIDDYQLQVDLGEDPYGPFELQTMGVTVVPESVRTEDREAFNRDPIGSGPFTFAGLQENEYVEIERWDDYWDDLEPNLEQVRFVAHDDEAGRVSDIRAENTDAIAGIPNDDWDVLENEGGVTLHSAESPTFMYMAFNCNEGPTTNPEVRRAIAHSFSMQDFIESNAANVTSPMYSPIPPVVNEVWEFPQDEYQEMLPSYDPDQAQSLLDEHAPDGFTPTIITPEGIRAQLAERIATRLDEIGYGADVQVLDFATLVDTYTSGSADDYQMYLLGWTGGPDPDFYLYSLFHESQAGTNQGHYYGGSDGFHQAIADGRNSADQQERYDLYEPVIREIVNQLPALPAFTQDNTMASRDYVQDLQAHPEVTRNPDLIADHTNVSME; the protein is encoded by the coding sequence ATGGTGCCGAATCAGTCAACGACGCGACGGCGACTTCTCGGTTCGGGGGCCGCCGTCTCGGCGGCAGTTATCGCAGGGTGCATCGGTGGTGGTGGTGGCGGTAACGGGGAGCAGTTTCACTTCACGCAGGAACAGTCGCGCGAAGAGCAGTTCGACCCCGTCGTCTCGAACGACGCGTACAGTTTCCAGATCATTCAACACGTCTTCGACGGGCTCTACGAGTTCGACGAGGGCCTCGAGCTCCAGCCGAATCTCGCGACGGGCGAGCCGACCGTCGAGCGCGACGGCACCCGGTACATCTTCGAAATCGAGGAGGCCGCGGAGTTCCACAACGGCGACGATGTGACCGCCTCGGACGTCGCCCACTCGTTTACCGCACCCGTCGAGGAGGAGACGGAGAACGCCTCGGAGTACAATATGATCGAGAGCACCGAGGTCATCGACGACTACCAGTTGCAGGTCGACCTCGGAGAAGATCCCTACGGCCCGTTCGAACTCCAGACGATGGGCGTGACGGTTGTCCCCGAGTCGGTTCGGACCGAGGACCGCGAGGCGTTTAACAGGGATCCGATCGGCTCCGGGCCGTTCACATTTGCCGGCCTCCAGGAGAACGAGTACGTCGAGATCGAACGGTGGGACGACTACTGGGATGACCTCGAGCCGAACCTCGAGCAGGTCCGCTTCGTCGCCCACGACGACGAGGCGGGGCGGGTCTCGGACATCCGAGCGGAGAACACCGACGCCATCGCGGGCATTCCGAACGACGACTGGGACGTCCTCGAGAACGAGGGCGGTGTGACTCTCCACTCGGCGGAGAGTCCGACGTTCATGTACATGGCCTTCAACTGTAACGAGGGGCCGACGACGAACCCCGAGGTGCGACGGGCCATCGCCCACTCGTTCTCGATGCAGGACTTCATCGAGTCCAACGCGGCGAACGTGACCTCGCCGATGTACAGCCCGATTCCGCCGGTCGTCAATGAGGTCTGGGAGTTTCCCCAAGACGAGTATCAGGAAATGTTGCCGTCGTACGATCCCGACCAGGCCCAGTCGCTGCTCGACGAACACGCGCCGGACGGCTTTACGCCGACGATTATCACGCCGGAGGGGATCCGCGCGCAACTGGCAGAACGGATCGCGACCCGGCTCGACGAGATCGGCTACGGAGCCGACGTGCAGGTGCTCGACTTCGCGACGCTGGTCGATACCTATACCAGCGGGAGCGCCGACGACTACCAGATGTACCTGCTGGGCTGGACCGGCGGCCCCGATCCCGATTTCTACCTCTACTCGCTGTTCCACGAGAGCCAGGCGGGGACGAACCAGGGCCACTACTACGGCGGCAGCGACGGCTTCCATCAGGCGATCGCCGACGGGCGTAACTCGGCAGACCAGCAGGAGCGATACGACCTCTACGAACCTGTCATCCGGGAAATCGTCAACCAGCTGCCCGCGCTGCCCGCGTTCACGCAGGACAACACGATGGCCTCGCGGGACTACGTCCAGGACCTCCAGGCCCACCCGGAGGTCACGAGGAACCCGGACCTCATCGCGGACCACACGAACGTATCGATGGAGTAA
- a CDS encoding ABC transporter permease, whose amino-acid sequence MKLLKYTIYRLLQAIPVLIGISVITFLLANLGPGDPVSLMLQGQEHSEELVRAIERRYGLDRPLHERYVTYMAGLLQGDLGRSIHYQRPVTALMMDRIGPTLLLVLSAYAFALVTAIPLGIVAADRRNEPTDHASRIAALVGVSTPSFWIGIVLILIFAVKLGWLPSSGLYYPWRPPESYPGIDSHLELYYESARHLLLPMIALGTLQMATIMRVERTQMIESLQGEYVKLARAYGVPERTILRKHAFQVAQLPIITIVGLNLSTAIGGAVLVETVFNINGMGQLFVEAIQQNDYQLVMGVTMILGALFVVGVVITDISYAYVDPRVTYGERE is encoded by the coding sequence ATGAAACTGCTCAAATACACCATATACCGGCTCTTGCAGGCGATCCCCGTCCTGATCGGGATCTCCGTCATCACGTTCCTGCTCGCCAATCTGGGCCCGGGCGATCCGGTCAGCCTCATGCTCCAGGGACAGGAACACAGCGAGGAACTGGTCAGAGCGATCGAACGGCGATACGGCCTCGATAGACCGCTCCACGAGCGATACGTGACCTACATGGCAGGTCTGCTACAGGGAGATCTCGGCCGGAGTATCCACTATCAGCGGCCGGTCACCGCCCTGATGATGGACCGGATTGGGCCGACGCTCCTGCTAGTCCTGTCAGCATACGCGTTCGCGCTGGTGACGGCGATTCCGCTCGGCATCGTGGCTGCCGACCGACGCAACGAACCGACCGATCACGCCTCGCGGATCGCGGCACTCGTCGGCGTCAGTACCCCATCGTTCTGGATCGGGATCGTCCTGATCCTGATCTTCGCCGTCAAGCTCGGCTGGTTGCCCTCGAGCGGGCTCTACTACCCGTGGCGACCGCCCGAGTCCTATCCGGGGATCGACAGTCACCTCGAGCTCTACTACGAGTCAGCCAGACACCTGCTGTTGCCGATGATTGCGCTGGGGACCTTACAGATGGCGACGATTATGCGCGTCGAGCGCACGCAGATGATAGAGTCGCTGCAGGGCGAGTACGTCAAACTGGCCCGCGCGTACGGCGTGCCAGAGCGGACGATCCTGCGAAAGCACGCCTTCCAGGTGGCTCAGCTGCCGATCATCACGATCGTCGGCCTCAACCTGTCGACGGCGATTGGCGGCGCGGTGCTGGTCGAGACGGTGTTCAACATCAACGGGATGGGGCAGTTGTTCGTCGAGGCGATCCAGCAGAACGACTACCAACTGGTCATGGGCGTCACGATGATTCTCGGTGCGTTGTTCGTCGTGGGCGTCGTCATTACCGACATTTCATACGCGTACGTCGACCCGCGAGTCACCTACGGTGAGAGGGAGTAA
- a CDS encoding ABC transporter permease: MAVGESQLESGTESAAEEEEVEARVGWRYTVARIKRDTTARWGLYVVTVVLFVAIYAVVDSNLSTLTFGRASDYTFARLLPIFDHPTHIPPPGEGTQHMPPYFPLAEQSWNPLPAGGTLEHPLGTDHTGRDYFTRIVYGTQVSVFVGIVSTFIGLAGGTIVGAVAGYYGGRVDDILMRMVETVYAIPPLILIIVFTVFVGGANIWYAVLGVGIAFVPVFARIIRSRVLSVREMDYIEAARAAGVKDRNIIMRHVVPNSFAPVLVYATLQIGVTILIVAGLSFLGYGAQPPTPDWGQMLNIAHGYMHSNVWLSIWPGIAIMITIMGFNLFGDGLQDALDPRIDD; the protein is encoded by the coding sequence ATGGCAGTTGGCGAATCACAACTCGAGAGCGGGACGGAATCGGCGGCCGAAGAGGAAGAGGTCGAGGCCCGCGTCGGCTGGCGATACACCGTCGCGCGAATCAAACGCGATACGACGGCCCGCTGGGGGCTGTACGTCGTGACCGTCGTGCTGTTCGTCGCGATCTATGCCGTCGTGGACAGCAATCTCTCGACGCTCACGTTCGGCCGCGCGTCGGATTACACGTTCGCGAGGCTGTTGCCGATATTCGATCATCCCACGCACATTCCCCCGCCGGGCGAAGGCACACAGCACATGCCGCCGTACTTCCCGCTGGCCGAGCAGTCGTGGAACCCGCTGCCGGCGGGCGGCACGCTCGAGCATCCGCTGGGGACTGACCACACGGGGCGGGACTACTTCACGAGGATCGTCTACGGGACGCAGGTGTCGGTGTTCGTCGGGATCGTCTCGACGTTCATCGGGCTCGCCGGCGGAACGATCGTCGGTGCCGTCGCCGGCTACTACGGCGGTCGGGTGGACGACATCCTGATGCGGATGGTCGAGACGGTGTACGCGATCCCGCCACTGATCCTCATCATCGTCTTCACCGTCTTCGTCGGCGGGGCAAACATCTGGTACGCGGTACTCGGCGTCGGCATCGCGTTCGTCCCTGTCTTCGCCCGCATCATCCGGAGTCGGGTCCTAAGTGTCCGCGAAATGGACTACATCGAAGCGGCGCGAGCGGCCGGCGTCAAGGATCGGAACATCATCATGCGACACGTCGTGCCCAACAGCTTCGCGCCGGTGCTGGTGTACGCGACGCTCCAGATCGGTGTGACGATCCTCATCGTCGCCGGGCTCTCCTTTTTAGGCTATGGCGCACAGCCGCCGACTCCCGACTGGGGCCAGATGCTCAACATCGCCCACGGCTACATGCACTCGAACGTCTGGCTCTCGATCTGGCCGGGCATCGCGATCATGATCACCATCATGGGCTTCAACCTGTTCGGCGACGGCCTGCAGGACGCCCTCGACCCACGAATCGACGACTAA